Proteins encoded together in one Benincasa hispida cultivar B227 chromosome 1, ASM972705v1, whole genome shotgun sequence window:
- the LOC120083023 gene encoding CBS domain-containing protein CBSX2, chloroplastic-like, with protein MSSISLSNSHALARAYPHHLPHSQRQQWCPRPLLSSNSLSKLQRFGISDRYSARPPLPLVLASSGAGVVDSFPIRGTYTVGDFMTRKENLYVVKPTTTVDEALEVLVEKRITGFPVVDDDWNLVGVVSDYDLLALDSISGGTQSDTNLFPDVDSSWKTFNEIQKLLSKTNGKVVGDLMTSAPLAVRETSNLEDAARLLLETKYRRLPVVDADGRLVGIITRGNVVRAALQIKRAAERST; from the exons ATGAGCTCCATCTCTCTCTCCAATTCGCATGCTCTCGCGCGGGCTTATCCTCATCATCTTCCTCACTCTCAGCGTCAGCAATGGTGTCCTCGCCCTCTGCTTTCGTCCAATTCTCTTTCTAAGCTACAGCGGTTTGGGATCTCCGACCGATACTCTGCTCGACCTCCCTTGCCTTTGGTTCTTGCTTCTTCTGGAGCTGGCGTAGTTGATTCCTTTCCG ATCAGAGGAACATATACGGTTGGTGATTTTATGACGAGAAAGGAGAATCTTTATGTTGTTAAACCTACAACAACAGTTGATGAAG CATTAGAGGTCCTGGTGGAAAAGAGGATAACTGGTTTTCCTGTTGTCGACGATGATTGGAATTTG GTGGGAGTCGTCTCAGATTATGACTTATTAGCACTCGATTCCATTTCAG GTGGTACGCAAAGTGATACCAATCTGTTCCCTGATGTTGATAGTTCGTGGAAA ACATTCAATGAGATTCAGAAACTGCTCAGTAAAACAAATGGTAAAGTTGTTGGCGACCTGATGACATCTGCGCCACTAGCTGTTCGTGAAACTTCAAATTTAGAAGATGCTGCCAG GTTGTTGCTTGAAACAAAATATCGTCGGTTGCCAGTTGTAGATGCAGATGGCAGGCTG GTGGGGATCATTACTAGGGGAAATGTTGTTAGAGCTGCTTTGCAGATTAAACGGGCTGCTGAGAGGTCGACATAA